The genomic window TGCTCGAGCGGGCGCAGCCACATGTTGCGGCCGAACATCACGCCGTTTGCGCCGGAGGCCATGTAGAACTCCACCTTGCGCAGCACGGCAGCATCGTCGTCGTTCTTTTCACCACCGGAGAACAGCACCATCGTGCGTCCGGCTGAGCGCACCACGCGCTGCGTGCGTGCCGAGGCGTCTTCCTGCAGCGTGTTGTAGGGGGCCGGGACGTTGGCAGTGTTGTCGTCAGGCTCATGCAGCTTGACGATGTCAGCGCCCAGTTCCAGCGCTACGCGGGCGGCGTAATCCTGTGCGTACAGGCTGCCCTTGCCGCCTTTCGCATCGATGGCCGCGCCGCGCGGATAAGACCACAGCACCAGCGGCATGCCGAAACGCTCGCAATCCTGGCGCACCTTTTCGAACTGGCGGAATTCATCATGCTGACGCGGCGAACCGACATACATGGTGTAGCCCACTGCATCGGCGCCCAGTCGCACGGCGTCTTCCACCGAGGCAAACAATGGCGACGTGGCGTCCGCGTCGCTAGGGATGTTGGTCTTGCCGTTGAGTTTGAGGATCAGCGGAATTTGCCCGCACCATTCCCCCATGTATTTCTCGGCCAAGCCGACGCCGAGCGCGATGGCGGAAAAATTCCCTTCCACCGCGAGCCGGAACTGATATTCCGGATCGACGGCGGGAGGGTGGGGGAAAAAGTCGGTGGGACCATGCTCCAGACCCTGGTCCAACGGAAGGACGAGCAGACTGCCGTTGCGCGGTCCGTGCCCG from Dyella caseinilytica includes these protein-coding regions:
- a CDS encoding class I fructose-bisphosphate aldolase, coding for MYGHGPRNGSLLVLPLDQGLEHGPTDFFPHPPAVDPEYQFRLAVEGNFSAIALGVGLAEKYMGEWCGQIPLILKLNGKTNIPSDADATSPLFASVEDAVRLGADAVGYTMYVGSPRQHDEFRQFEKVRQDCERFGMPLVLWSYPRGAAIDAKGGKGSLYAQDYAARVALELGADIVKLHEPDDNTANVPAPYNTLQEDASARTQRVVRSAGRTMVLFSGGEKNDDDAAVLRKVEFYMASGANGVMFGRNMWLRPLEQAIGLVRQVHQIMAKYPR